A single region of the Nicotiana sylvestris chromosome 6, ASM39365v2, whole genome shotgun sequence genome encodes:
- the LOC104214265 gene encoding origin of replication complex subunit 3, producing MDSPNTDPLTDPFAENNLQPYFVLHKSSKSSESTAKSPGKSRKRRLDSSPKVSSTNENTSDDLKMEAFHCVWSKIESKIKDALTSINADVFDEIGQWVSESFDEICSCRGPVDPSTSSLPYPFVNNGGIVKKLFTGLVFTKNIETVDDILTFADLGLNLKSSGYHVANISSLDFSTKNGIGGCLRGLLRQLLMVDVEAAEMSLLASWYNDRGKYDNPVIVIIEDLERCSGTLLSDFINMLSEWAVKIPIILIAGVATSVDAPRNLLSSRALQHLSTSIFTLKSPAERMDAIIEAVLVKDCAGFSVGHKVATLLRNYFLKQEGTVTSFVRALKMAIVQQLSIEPLSFMLKFSVDDGDNKRSCSEELAKLPEALVKHAFDLPSYRTFSVQRNKYVEPNVMTLAHGLSELQRVQKVWRSLLMCLHEAGRYHRVALMDLYWEALDPGLYNSRSSDNNLESAKGMSLLSNNHHHFRQQKADFTNQVIRKMRDLPAAKLSQLLKSWERLTDGTTEVHEKINELQFQMVSEDGKSRRAELTDISKRHINRRSLNACTSSEKAMTLATNLIRENMQPIECVPFHELVCFRDVDKLQSALVGDPRRRVQIDLLDFHKILKCGCCSKSVGTLVPSMHDTSIMYTLAQEHGDLINLHDWFQSFKAIISRSGKKGLKQLASPKKRKDSSSSQNNSDALSQARFCRAVMELQITGLLRMPSKRRPDYVQRVAFGV from the exons ATGGATTCACCAAATACTGATCCTCTCACTGACCCATTTGCAGAAAACAATCTTCAG CCATACTTCGTGCTGCACAAATCATCAAAGTCTTCAGAATCTACTGCAAAATCTCCTGGAAAATCCCGGAAGAGAAGACTTGATTCTTCACCCAAAGTATCATCAACCAATGAAAATACCAGTGATGACTTGAAAATGGAAGCTTTCCACTGCGTGTGGTCAAAAATTGAATCCAAGATCAAG gatgCTTTGACGAGTATAAATGCTGATGTGTTTGATGAAATCGGACAATGGGTTTCTGAATCTTTTGATGAGATTTGTTCATGTAGAGGGCCCGTTGATCCATCAACTTCAAGCCTTCCATACCCTTTTGTTAATAATGGCGGTATAGTTAAAAAGCTCTTCACTGGTCTGGTTTTCACCA AGAATATCGAAACTGTCGATGACATATTAACTTTTGCTGACCTTGGTTTAAACTTGAAATCTAGTGGATACCATGTCGCGAATATTTCCTCCTTGGATTTTTCTACCAAGAATGGCATTGGGGGTTGTCTAAGAGGATTGCTGAGACAATTGCTTATGGTTGATGTAGAA GCAGCTGAAATGTCCCTTTTAGCATCATGGTATAACGACCGCGGGAAGTATGATAACCCCGTGATAGTGATTATTGAGGATTTGGAGAGGTGCTCTGGGACTCTCTTATCAGATTTCATCAATATGTTGAG tGAATGGGCTGTTAAGATTCCAATCATCTTAATAGCGGGTGTTGCAACAAGTGTTGATGCTCCCAGAAATTTGCTCAGTTCGCGTGCACTTCAACATTTGTCTACATCGATATTCACCTTGAAATCACCTGCTGAAAGGATGGATGCCATTATTGAGGCTGTTCTGGTAAAAGATTGTGCTGGCTTTAGTGTTGGCCACAAGGTGGCGACTCTATTGAGgaactattttttaaaacaagaaGGAACAGTCACTTCATTTGTTAGAGCCTTAAAG ATGGCAATAGTCCAACAACTTTCCATTGAGCCTCTTAGCTTCATGCTCAAGTTTTCAGTTGATGACGGAGATAATAAG AGGTCGTGCAGTGAGGAACTTGCTAAATTGCCAGAGGCATTGGTTAAGCATGCTTTCGATCTTCCATCGTACAGGACTTTTTCAGTACAACG GAATAAATATGTAGAACCAAATGTTATGACTCTAGCCCATGGATTATCGGAACTGCAGAGAGTGCAGAAAGTATGGAGATCTCTCCTTATG TGCTTGCATGAAGCCGGAAGATATCATAGAGTTGCACTGATGGACTTGTATTGGGAGGCATTGGATCCTGGCCTGTACAACTCCAGGTCATCTGATAATAACCTTGAAAGTGCAAAAGGCATGAGCTTGTTGTCAAATAATCATCATCATTTCAGACAGCAAAAGGCTGATTTTACAAATCAGGTCATCCGCAAAATGAG GGATTTACCAGCTGCAAAGTTATCGCAGTTGCTTAAGAGTTGGGAGAGGCTCACTGATGGGACAACTGAG GTTCATGAGAAGATTAATGAACTGCAGTTTCAAATGGTATCAGAGGATGGCAAAAGTCGCAGAGCAGAATTAACAGATATATCGAA GAGGCATATCAATCGACGTAGTCTAAATGCATGCACATCAAGTGAAAAAGCCATGACGTTGGCAACTAACTTGATAAG GGAGAATATGCAGCCCATTGAGTGTGTCCCATTTCATGAACTTGTTTGCTTCAGGGATGTTGACAAACTCCAATCA GCTTTGGTTGGTGATCCCAGAAGAAGAGTTCAAATTGATCTCTTGGATTTCCACAAAATTCTCAAGTGTGGATGCTGCAGCAAGAGTGTGGGTACACTAGTACCATCTATGCATGACACCTCAATAAT GTATACTCTGGCGCAGGAGCATGGTGATCTCATCAATCTTCATGACTGGTTTCAATCTTTTAAAGCAATTATTTCTAGATCAGGAAAGAAAGGATTGAAACAGTTGGCTTcaccaaagaaaagaaaggacTCCAGCAGTTCTCAAAACAATTCTGATGCATTGAGCCA AGCAAGATTTTGCAGGGCTGTCATGGAGCTGCAGATTACAGGATTGCTTCGCATGCCAAGCAAACGACGCCCTGATTATGTGCAACGAGTGGCGTTTGGAGTGTAA